A window of the Hordeum vulgare subsp. vulgare chromosome 5H, MorexV3_pseudomolecules_assembly, whole genome shotgun sequence genome harbors these coding sequences:
- the LOC123452343 gene encoding cytochrome P450 81Q32-like has product MVPHKTQHTSNQPQTSSVKTRDTSLPMDKAYIAILTIVFLFLLHYILRRVSNGRRGKGAVQLPPSPPAVPFLGHLHLLEKPFHAALGRLAARLGPVFSLRLGSRRAVVVSSAECARECFTEHDVTFANRPRFPSQLLVSFNGAALATSSYGPHWRNLRRVAAVQLLSAHRVACMSGVIAGEVRAMARRLFRAAEASPGGGGAARVQLKRRLFELSLSVLMETIAQTKGTRSEADADTDMSVEAQEFKKVVDEIIPYLGAANTWDYLPVMRWFDVFGVRNKILAAVSRRDAFLHRLIDAERRRLDGGGAEADKKSMIAVLLTLQKTEPEVYTDTMITALCANLFGAGTETTSSTTEWAMSLLLNHPAALRKAQAEIDVAVGTSRLVTADDVPRLAYLQCIVSETLRLYPAAPMLLPHQSSADCKVGGYNVPSGTMLMVNAYAIHRDPAAWERPLEFVPERFEDGKAEGRFMIPFGMGRRRCPGETLALRTIGMVLATLVQCFDWDRVDGKEVDMTESGGLTIPKAVPLEAVCRPRPAMRDVLQSL; this is encoded by the exons CCATCGTTTTTCTCTTCCTGCTCCACTACATTCTACGCAGGGTCAGCAATGGCAGGCGCGGCAAGGGCGCCGTGCAGCTGCCGCCGAGCCCACCGGCCGTCCCCTTCCTCGGCCACCTCCACCTCCTGGAGAAGCCGTTCCACGCGGCGCTGGGCCGCCTCGCCGCGCGCCTCGGCCCGGTCTTCTCGCTGCGCCTCGGCTCGCGCCGCGCGGTGGTGGTGTCCTCGGCGGAGTGCGCCAGGGAGTGCTTCACGGAGCACGACGTGACCTTCGCTAACCGGCCCCGGTTCCCGTCACAGCTGCTCGTGTCCTTCAACGGCGCCGCGCTCGCCACGTCCAGCTACGGCCCGCACTGGCGCAACCTCCGCCGCGTCGCCGCCGTGCAGCTGCTCTCCGCGCACCGCGTCGCCTGCATGTCCGGCGTCATCGCCGGCGAGGTGCGCGCCATGGCCCGAAGGCTCTTCCGCGCCGCCGAGGCGTCCCCCGGCGGCGGTGGCGCCGCGCGGGTCCAGCTGAAGCGGAGGCTGTTCGAGCTCTCATTGAGCGTGCTCATGGAGACCATCGCTCAGACCAAGGGGACCCGGTCGGAGGCCGACGCCGACACGGACATGTCCGTGGAGGCCCAAGAGTTCAAGAAGGTGGTGGACGAGATCATCCCGTACCTCGGCGCCGCCAACACGTGGGACTACCTGCCGGTGATGCGGTGGTTCGACGTGTTCGGCGTGAGGAACAAGATCCTGGCCGCCGTGAGCAGGAGGGACGCCTTCCTCCATCGTCTCATCGACGCCGAGCGGAGGAGGCTGGACGGCGGCGGCGCCGAAGCCGACAAGAAGAGCATGATCGCCGTGCTGCTCACTCTGCAGAAGACGGAGCCGGAGGTGTACACCGATACCATGATCACGGCTCTCTGCGCG AATTTATTTGGGGCCGGCACGGAGACCACGTCGTCGACGACGGAGTGGGCCATGTCGTTGCTGCTGAACCACCCGGCGGCGCTGAGGAAGGCGCAGGCCGAGATCGACGTGGCCGTGGGCACCTCCCGGCTGGTGACCGCCGACGACGTGCCCCGGCTCGCCTACCTGCAGTGCATCGTGAGCGAGACGCTGCGGCTGTACCCGGCGGCGCCGATGCTGCTGCCGCACCAGTCGTCGGCGGACTGCAAGGTTGGCGGCTACAACGTGCCGAGCGGCACGATGCTGATGGTGAACGCGTACGCCATCCACCGCGACCCGGCGGCGTGGGAGCGGCCGCTGGAGTTCGTCCCGGAGCGGTTCGAGGACGGCAAGGCCGAGGGGCGGTTCATGATCCCGTTCGGGATGGGCCGCCGGCGGTGCCCCGGGGAGACGCTGGCGCTGCGGACCATCGGCATGGTGCTGGCCACGCTGGTGCAGTGCTTCGACTGGGACCGCGTCGATGGCAAGGAGGTGGACATGACGGAGAGCGGCGGGCTCACCATCCCCAAGGCCGTGCCGCTCGAGGCCGTCTGCAGGCCGCGCC